One region of Polynucleobacter sp. MWH-Aus1W21 genomic DNA includes:
- a CDS encoding heme A synthase: MPSLILFLELAAIAIIFAGLPLLYLWRKPGYSFFQKLNWILVFMTFDLIVFGAFTRLTDSGLGCPDWPGCYGTSNPFHALSDIQQAESAMPTGPVTVIKAWIEMIHRYLAMTVGALILIQVGIAFSKLKSLGKNPLLGSLGLLVLVCVQGAFGAWTVTLKLQPIIVTIHLMLALVLLSCLTLYAQQSWEEKLTAVRILRIRPISAQLLTLSFAVLLIQVFLGAWVSTNYAVLACPDFPTCMGSAWPETNWSEGFTLWRQLGLNAQGEFISPVALQTIHWAHRLFALLVLVVLGALGLKALKLATPVLSDLGLVAKLLLAVLLLQIVTGISNVIFQWPLLAALLHTAGSAALVFCLVRMSYWASWKPFIQKKMA; this comes from the coding sequence ATGCCGAGTTTGATTTTATTTTTAGAGTTAGCAGCCATCGCCATTATTTTTGCTGGCTTGCCACTGCTCTATCTTTGGAGAAAGCCGGGCTATAGTTTTTTCCAAAAACTTAATTGGATATTGGTCTTTATGACTTTTGATCTGATTGTGTTTGGTGCATTTACACGGCTCACTGACTCAGGCTTGGGCTGTCCTGACTGGCCTGGATGCTACGGCACATCCAATCCTTTTCATGCGCTTAGCGATATTCAGCAGGCTGAGAGCGCTATGCCCACCGGGCCTGTGACGGTTATCAAAGCTTGGATCGAAATGATTCATCGCTATTTAGCGATGACTGTAGGCGCACTCATTTTGATACAAGTAGGAATCGCCTTTAGTAAGCTCAAGTCTTTGGGAAAAAATCCTTTACTGGGCAGCCTTGGTTTACTTGTATTGGTTTGCGTGCAAGGCGCCTTTGGTGCTTGGACTGTGACTCTCAAGTTACAACCCATTATTGTCACCATTCATTTGATGTTGGCTTTAGTTTTATTGTCCTGCTTAACTTTGTATGCACAACAATCTTGGGAAGAAAAACTTACTGCAGTTCGCATTCTTCGTATTCGACCGATTTCAGCACAGCTTCTGACTCTTTCTTTTGCGGTTCTCTTAATCCAGGTTTTCTTGGGTGCTTGGGTGAGCACCAATTACGCCGTCTTAGCATGTCCAGATTTTCCAACCTGCATGGGCAGCGCTTGGCCCGAGACAAATTGGAGTGAAGGCTTTACCCTTTGGCGTCAATTGGGTTTAAATGCCCAAGGTGAATTTATCTCCCCTGTAGCCTTGCAAACCATTCATTGGGCGCATCGACTCTTTGCGCTATTGGTATTGGTGGTCCTAGGTGCTTTGGGTCTGAAAGCGTTAAAGCTGGCAACCCCTGTTCTTTCTGATCTAGGTTTGGTGGCCAAGCTGTTGTTGGCGGTGCTGCTCTTGCAGATTGTTACTGGTATTTCAAATGTGATATTTCAGTGGCCTTTATTAGCCGCTCTATTGCATACCGCTGGCTCTGCTGCTTTAGTATTCTGTTTAGTCAGAATGAGTTATTGGGCCTCTTGGAAGCCTTTCATTCAAAAGAAGATGGCATAA
- a CDS encoding SCO family protein has translation MNFLRICFLAILFFVLTACSPKPEFKNIDITGSTAFGKDFSLLDPDGKVRTLSDFKGKVVVMFFGYTQCPDVCPTTLTEMQQAMTLLGAQSDKVQVLFVTVDPERDTAEILKQYVPAFDPRFLGLRPADEAGLEKVTKDFKIYYKKVPGAKTGSYTMDHAAGSYAFDPEGRLRLYIKHAQGPETLAHDLKELLK, from the coding sequence ATGAATTTTTTGCGCATTTGCTTTTTAGCAATCCTTTTTTTTGTACTGACAGCGTGTAGCCCAAAGCCAGAGTTTAAAAATATTGATATCACTGGCAGCACGGCATTTGGTAAAGACTTTAGTTTGTTGGATCCAGATGGGAAGGTGAGAACCTTGTCAGACTTTAAGGGCAAAGTGGTAGTGATGTTCTTTGGCTACACCCAGTGTCCTGATGTATGTCCAACCACTTTAACTGAAATGCAGCAAGCCATGACTCTCTTGGGGGCCCAGTCAGATAAGGTTCAGGTGCTTTTTGTGACGGTGGATCCTGAGCGTGATACTGCGGAAATTTTGAAGCAGTATGTTCCCGCATTTGATCCGCGTTTCTTAGGCTTGCGTCCAGCAGATGAAGCTGGTTTAGAAAAAGTCACCAAAGACTTCAAGATTTATTACAAGAAGGTGCCAGGCGCCAAGACAGGCTCATACACCATGGATCACGCAGCAGGTAGCTATGCATTTGATCCAGAGGGTCGCTTACGTTTGTATATCAAACACGCACAAGGTCCTGAGACCTTGGCGCATGATTTGAAAGAACTACTGAAGTAA
- a CDS encoding SURF1 family protein, with product MNSLFTALVIKRIVATVSALIVIAIGCGAGIWQLSRADTKVALAANLLARQQMPILNANAESWALEEARERRMIARGQYLPEAAIWLDNRPRPIPPAGSTTSQSGFYLMMPLRLEGKDEVLWVNRGWAPRNNENRETLPPVQTPNRIVNVEGIVFAQPGKVYELGGGKNAIDPNKPRIEQNFDLVSEGKLHGWTQAPFILREVEVGSGDGLLRDWPPLTSGVDRHYAYAFQWFALAFAGFIFWLVTGLRQYKRQGFANGDQG from the coding sequence TTGAATAGTCTTTTTACCGCTCTCGTTATAAAGCGCATAGTTGCTACTGTATCAGCCTTAATCGTTATTGCGATTGGCTGTGGAGCAGGTATTTGGCAGCTGAGTAGAGCAGACACCAAAGTTGCCCTGGCAGCAAATTTGCTAGCGCGCCAACAAATGCCTATCTTAAATGCGAACGCTGAATCCTGGGCTTTAGAGGAGGCTCGTGAGCGACGCATGATTGCAAGGGGGCAATACCTCCCAGAAGCAGCAATTTGGCTGGATAACCGGCCTAGACCCATTCCTCCCGCCGGCAGTACGACTTCGCAATCGGGTTTCTATCTGATGATGCCTTTAAGGCTAGAGGGCAAGGATGAGGTGCTATGGGTTAACCGTGGTTGGGCGCCGCGTAACAACGAGAATCGCGAAACCTTACCGCCAGTGCAGACCCCCAATCGGATAGTGAATGTAGAAGGCATCGTTTTTGCACAGCCTGGTAAGGTCTATGAGTTAGGTGGCGGTAAGAACGCTATTGATCCTAATAAACCTAGGATTGAACAAAACTTTGACTTAGTGTCTGAAGGTAAGTTGCATGGTTGGACGCAAGCTCCATTTATTTTGCGTGAGGTTGAGGTCGGATCGGGCGATGGTTTGCTGCGTGATTGGCCGCCTCTGACAAGTGGAGTCGATCGCCATTATGCTTATGCATTCCAGTGGTTTGCTTTGGCTTTTGCTGGTTTCATATTTTGGTTGGTTACAGGTTTGCGTCAATACAAACGTCAGGGTTTTGCGAATGGGGATCAAGGGTGA
- the coxB gene encoding cytochrome c oxidase subunit II: protein MNLFGKVTRASLYFAVAFGTAFAHAAENMPGGPAVNQLNFTAPATKIMQEIHWLHWMMLVICALIFIGVFGVMFYSILKHRKSLGHKSASFHESTTVEIIWTVIPLLIVIGMALPATKTVVAMKDTTNSDITIKTTGYQWKWGYDYIKGEGEGISFLSTLSTSREAINNLAPKSNTYLMEVDNEMVVPVGKKIRLITTANDVIHAWTIPAFGVKQDAIPGFVRDTWFRAETIGTFRGQCSELCGAEHAFMPIVVKVVSQDDYTAWVAQKKKEMGAAGDDPSKVYTLDEQKERGAKVYAANCAACHQPNGKGAGAFPALDGSKVVTGPKAGQYNILINGKGAMPKWAGVISDGDIAAVMTYTRNAWGNKTGEVIQTQDIITARGN, encoded by the coding sequence ATGAATTTATTTGGAAAAGTCACTAGGGCTTCGCTCTATTTCGCAGTTGCTTTTGGCACTGCATTTGCACATGCAGCAGAGAATATGCCTGGTGGCCCAGCTGTCAATCAGCTAAATTTCACAGCCCCTGCTACCAAAATCATGCAAGAGATCCATTGGCTGCATTGGATGATGTTGGTAATTTGCGCTTTAATTTTTATTGGTGTTTTTGGAGTGATGTTCTATTCCATTTTGAAGCACCGTAAATCATTGGGCCACAAATCAGCGTCATTCCACGAGAGCACCACTGTTGAAATTATTTGGACAGTCATTCCATTGCTCATCGTGATTGGTATGGCATTGCCTGCAACAAAAACAGTTGTAGCAATGAAAGACACTACTAACTCAGACATCACTATTAAAACTACTGGTTATCAGTGGAAGTGGGGTTACGACTACATCAAAGGTGAGGGTGAAGGCATTAGCTTCCTATCCACTTTGTCTACTTCACGTGAAGCAATCAATAACTTGGCACCGAAATCAAATACATATTTGATGGAAGTGGACAATGAAATGGTTGTGCCAGTTGGCAAAAAGATTCGTTTGATTACTACGGCTAATGACGTGATTCACGCTTGGACTATTCCAGCATTTGGCGTTAAGCAAGATGCGATTCCAGGTTTTGTGCGTGACACCTGGTTCCGAGCTGAAACTATCGGCACTTTCCGTGGTCAGTGTTCTGAGCTTTGTGGTGCAGAACATGCCTTCATGCCTATCGTTGTAAAAGTAGTTTCACAAGATGATTACACCGCTTGGGTTGCTCAGAAGAAAAAAGAAATGGGTGCTGCTGGTGATGATCCATCTAAGGTTTACACCTTGGACGAGCAAAAAGAGCGTGGCGCAAAAGTATATGCAGCAAATTGCGCTGCCTGTCATCAACCAAATGGTAAAGGTGCGGGTGCGTTCCCAGCATTGGACGGCAGCAAAGTTGTTACCGGCCCTAAAGCAGGTCAGTACAACATCCTCATCAATGGTAAGGGCGCAATGCCGAAATGGGCTGGTGTGATTTCTGATGGCGATATCGCTGCAGTGATGACTTATACACGTAACGCATGGGGTAATAAGACGGGTGAAGTAATTCAAACCCAAGACATTATTACTGCGCGCGGCAATTAA
- the cyoE gene encoding heme o synthase: MSDSKTSAPVAMPRWRQYWVLTKPRVTQLAVFCAVIGMFLATPGMVPYPVLFGGIVGIWLLAGAAFAVNCLIEQAVDAKMKRTSWRPSATGEVTPFHIIIFSIILGSLGMVILWNFCNPLTMWLTLATFVGYAVIYTWLLKPATPQNIVIGGLSGAMPPALGWAAVTNTLSAEAWLLVLIIFVWTPPHFWALALYRRDDYVQSGLPMLPVTHGERFTLLNIVLYTLILIAATMLPYIYGMSGMVYLISAIILGLMFLAYVVALFVSYSDALAKKTFRFSITYLSLLFAALLIDHYFL; the protein is encoded by the coding sequence ATGAGTGACTCTAAAACAAGCGCGCCAGTGGCTATGCCGCGTTGGCGTCAATATTGGGTTTTAACTAAGCCTAGAGTGACTCAGCTCGCCGTATTTTGTGCAGTGATTGGGATGTTCTTGGCGACACCTGGCATGGTGCCTTACCCAGTTCTATTTGGTGGCATTGTGGGTATCTGGCTTTTGGCCGGCGCAGCATTTGCGGTGAATTGTTTAATTGAGCAAGCTGTTGATGCCAAAATGAAGCGCACTTCTTGGCGACCATCTGCTACTGGCGAAGTAACGCCATTTCACATCATTATTTTTTCCATCATTTTGGGTTCGCTCGGAATGGTTATTTTGTGGAACTTCTGCAACCCCTTAACAATGTGGCTAACGCTTGCCACCTTTGTAGGCTATGCAGTGATCTATACCTGGCTACTAAAGCCTGCCACACCACAAAACATTGTGATCGGCGGGTTATCTGGCGCCATGCCGCCAGCATTGGGCTGGGCGGCGGTAACCAATACGCTCTCTGCAGAAGCTTGGCTTTTAGTTCTCATCATCTTTGTATGGACGCCCCCACATTTCTGGGCGCTCGCTTTATATCGCCGTGATGATTATGTACAGTCGGGCTTGCCAATGTTGCCGGTGACTCATGGTGAGCGTTTTACGCTATTAAATATCGTCCTCTATACCTTGATTTTGATTGCTGCCACGATGTTGCCTTACATCTATGGAATGAGCGGTATGGTGTATTTAATATCCGCCATTATTCTGGGTTTAATGTTCTTGGCTTATGTAGTTGCACTGTTTGTTTCTTATAGCGATGCTTTAGCTAAGAAAACATTCCGCTTTTCTATTACCTACCTATCGCTACTCTTTGCAGCGCTTTTAATAGATCACTATTTCCTCTGA
- a CDS encoding DUF2970 domain-containing protein yields the protein MKKKSSFMQSMKAVMWGFLGVRKKSGLQEDVASLSFVHIIIAGVIGALIFMGVLLLIVKVVVSH from the coding sequence ATGAAAAAGAAAAGTAGTTTTATGCAGTCCATGAAAGCAGTGATGTGGGGCTTTCTAGGAGTGCGTAAGAAGTCAGGTTTGCAGGAAGATGTTGCTTCATTGAGTTTTGTGCACATTATCATTGCAGGTGTTATTGGCGCCTTGATTTTTATGGGCGTCCTTCTGTTGATAGTGAAAGTAGTTGTGTCCCATTGA
- a CDS encoding cytochrome c oxidase assembly protein — MVTTQSLNRQILLKLLIAAVMMFGFGYALVPMYKALCEVTGINVVTSKNDYGVRAFSPNKVGNTQVNYARTVTIEFDSNSRGPFTFKPVKNFLEVHPGEMTEIVYEVTNNQNRPVRAQAIPSYAPKSATEFFTKLECFCFQEQTLAAKETKKMPVVFVIDAGLPDDVKTITLSYTFFELGLGGTPPAPKSRLAS, encoded by the coding sequence ATGGTTACGACTCAGTCACTCAATCGCCAAATTTTATTAAAGCTCTTAATTGCGGCAGTAATGATGTTTGGCTTTGGATATGCGTTGGTTCCAATGTACAAGGCCTTGTGTGAGGTCACTGGAATTAACGTCGTAACGAGTAAAAATGATTATGGTGTCAGAGCCTTCAGCCCTAATAAGGTCGGCAATACACAAGTTAACTATGCTCGTACGGTGACTATTGAGTTTGACTCGAATAGCCGTGGCCCGTTTACTTTTAAACCAGTAAAGAATTTTTTAGAAGTGCACCCTGGTGAAATGACTGAGATTGTTTATGAAGTAACCAACAATCAGAATCGCCCTGTACGTGCACAAGCAATACCGAGTTACGCACCTAAAAGTGCAACAGAGTTTTTTACGAAATTAGAGTGCTTTTGCTTCCAGGAGCAAACGCTAGCAGCAAAAGAAACAAAAAAGATGCCGGTAGTCTTTGTGATCGATGCAGGTTTACCGGATGATGTAAAAACAATTACTTTGTCATATACCTTCTTTGAGTTGGGTTTAGGTGGTACGCCGCCAGCCCCTAAATCAAGGTTGGCTTCATGA
- a CDS encoding cytochrome oxidase small assembly protein has protein sequence MGFILLSVVVTFFIGIVIKRSMLG, from the coding sequence ATGGGCTTCATTCTCTTGAGCGTTGTAGTAACTTTTTTTATTGGAATTGTGATTAAGCGGAGTATGTTGGGTTAA
- the ctaD gene encoding cytochrome c oxidase subunit I, with the protein MSTVSTTHDHAHDHAHDDHTPHGWRRWLFATNHKDIGTMYLIFSFVSLLAGGVMALGIRLELFQPGLQFLRPEFFNQLTTMHGLVMVFGAIMPAFVGFANWMVPLQIGASDMAFARMNNFSFWILPVAATLLLSSFLVPGGAPSGGWTIYAPLTSQMGPGMDMAIFALHLLGASSIMGSINIIVTILNMRAPGMTLMKMPMFCWTWLITAYLLIAVMPVLAGAITMVLTDRHFGTSFFSAVGGGDPIMFQHIFWFFGHPEVYIMILPAFGIVSEIVPAFSRKTLFGYSSMVYATASIAILSFIVWAHHMFATGMPVTGQLFFMYATMLIAVPTGVKIFNWVATMWKGSMTFETPMLWAIGFIFVFTMGGFTGLILAMAPIDIGVQDTYYVVAHFHYVLVAGSLFAMFAGFYYWCPKWTGYMASETRGKIHFWASMIFFNITFFPMHFLGLAGMPRRYADYPTQFADFNAIASIGALGFGLAQVYFLLFVVMPAYRGQGEKAPMKPWDGAKGLEWTVPSPAPHHTFETPPSAEQMREAGI; encoded by the coding sequence ATGAGCACAGTCTCTACTACCCACGATCACGCACACGACCACGCGCACGACGATCACACGCCACATGGTTGGCGTCGTTGGTTGTTCGCAACCAACCACAAAGACATCGGTACGATGTATTTGATCTTCTCATTTGTTAGCTTGCTAGCTGGCGGTGTGATGGCTTTGGGAATTCGTTTGGAGTTGTTCCAACCTGGTTTGCAATTCTTGCGCCCAGAGTTCTTCAACCAATTAACAACTATGCATGGCTTGGTAATGGTGTTCGGCGCGATCATGCCGGCCTTCGTTGGTTTTGCTAACTGGATGGTGCCTTTGCAAATCGGCGCATCAGATATGGCATTTGCTCGTATGAACAACTTTAGCTTCTGGATTCTGCCAGTTGCTGCAACATTGTTGTTGAGTTCATTCTTAGTTCCTGGCGGTGCTCCATCAGGTGGTTGGACTATCTATGCTCCATTGACTTCACAAATGGGCCCTGGCATGGACATGGCGATTTTTGCGCTTCACTTGTTGGGTGCTTCATCCATCATGGGTTCGATCAACATCATCGTGACCATCTTGAATATGCGCGCTCCTGGCATGACATTGATGAAGATGCCAATGTTTTGCTGGACTTGGTTGATTACTGCCTACTTGTTGATTGCCGTGATGCCTGTGTTGGCTGGCGCGATCACGATGGTTCTGACTGATCGTCATTTCGGCACTTCATTCTTCTCCGCAGTTGGCGGTGGCGACCCAATCATGTTCCAGCATATTTTCTGGTTCTTCGGTCACCCAGAGGTTTACATCATGATTCTTCCAGCATTCGGAATCGTGAGTGAAATCGTTCCAGCTTTCTCCAGAAAGACATTGTTTGGTTACAGCTCAATGGTTTATGCAACTGCATCGATCGCGATCTTGTCATTCATCGTTTGGGCACACCACATGTTTGCAACTGGTATGCCAGTAACAGGCCAGTTGTTCTTTATGTACGCAACCATGTTGATCGCTGTTCCAACTGGCGTGAAGATTTTTAACTGGGTTGCAACAATGTGGAAAGGTTCAATGACCTTTGAAACTCCAATGTTGTGGGCTATCGGCTTTATCTTCGTGTTCACCATGGGTGGCTTTACTGGCTTGATCTTGGCGATGGCTCCAATTGATATCGGCGTACAAGATACTTATTACGTTGTTGCTCACTTCCACTATGTATTGGTAGCAGGTTCATTGTTCGCAATGTTCGCTGGCTTCTACTACTGGTGTCCAAAGTGGACTGGCTACATGGCTAGCGAAACTCGCGGCAAGATCCATTTCTGGGCTTCCATGATTTTCTTCAACATCACCTTCTTCCCAATGCACTTCTTGGGCTTAGCAGGTATGCCACGTCGCTATGCTGACTACCCAACACAGTTTGCGGATTTCAACGCGATTGCTTCGATCGGTGCCTTGGGCTTCGGTTTAGCGCAGGTTTATTTCTTGCTCTTTGTTGTAATGCCAGCGTATCGTGGTCAGGGTGAAAAAGCGCCTATGAAGCCATGGGACGGAGCTAAAGGTCTTGAGTGGACGGTGCCTTCACCAGCGCCACATCACACTTTTGAAACTCCGCCTAGCGCAGAGCAAATGCGTGAAGCAGGAATTTAA
- the rpoH gene encoding RNA polymerase sigma factor RpoH, which yields MVQKKSDTPNLQTLPVAQTAAASAFPMLPTLGVGTLDSYIAYVNRVPMLSAAEELHLAQEFRRTENVDAAKSLVLSHLRLVVSVARQYLGYGIPHADLIQEGNIGLMKAVKRYDPNNGARLVSYAIHWIKAEIHEYILKNWRLVKTATTKAQRKLFFNLRSNKPTLSALTPSEVDALAKALDVKGSDVKEMEMRLAGGDVALEGDDSDDESAYAPIQWLADNSQEPTARIASAEADALQGPKLDQALMALDERSRNIVQSRWLAMDAEGNGTKTLHDLADEYGISAERVRQIETAALKKMRGLLQAA from the coding sequence ATGGTTCAAAAGAAATCTGACACACCGAATTTGCAAACGCTGCCAGTCGCGCAGACTGCGGCGGCGTCTGCATTTCCAATGCTGCCAACTCTTGGGGTTGGCACTCTCGATTCATACATTGCGTACGTTAATCGCGTACCAATGCTCAGTGCTGCGGAAGAATTGCATCTTGCGCAGGAATTTCGTCGCACGGAAAATGTTGATGCTGCTAAAAGTTTAGTACTGTCGCATTTGCGTTTAGTGGTTTCTGTTGCTCGCCAATATCTTGGCTATGGCATTCCACACGCAGACTTAATTCAAGAAGGCAATATCGGCTTGATGAAGGCCGTTAAACGCTACGACCCAAACAATGGTGCTCGCTTAGTGTCTTACGCGATTCATTGGATCAAAGCAGAAATTCATGAGTACATTCTCAAGAACTGGCGCCTGGTTAAAACTGCAACCACTAAAGCACAACGTAAATTGTTCTTTAACTTGCGAAGCAATAAACCTACCTTAAGCGCACTGACTCCTAGCGAAGTAGATGCTTTAGCTAAAGCGCTTGATGTCAAAGGCTCTGACGTTAAAGAAATGGAAATGCGTCTTGCTGGCGGAGATGTTGCGCTTGAAGGCGATGACAGTGATGATGAGTCTGCTTATGCGCCTATTCAATGGCTAGCAGACAACTCACAAGAGCCTACCGCTCGCATTGCCAGCGCTGAAGCTGATGCCTTGCAAGGCCCTAAATTAGATCAAGCACTGATGGCTTTAGACGAGCGTAGTCGCAATATTGTGCAATCTCGTTGGCTGGCGATGGATGCTGAAGGTAATGGCACAAAGACATTACATGATCTTGCTGATGAGTACGGCATCTCAGCAGAACGTGTTCGTCAAATTGAAACTGCAGCACTCAAAAAGATGCGTGGATTACTCCAAGCAGCCTAA
- a CDS encoding cytochrome c oxidase subunit 3: protein MSSNSTPYYYVPGLSRHPAMAALGLVAFGFGISGWVNHASWGGPLCLTGVAFVLYVLYHWFGDTIAESNAGKNGVNVDISYRWSMAWFIFSEIMFFGAFFAALFYARNIAMPWMGDVESKLLWPNFQAVWPNDGPAGLVEKFTTMGPWPIPTINTLLLLSSGVTITIAHHALVENHMKKAIIGLAATVGLGIVFLGFQVYEYYHAYHELNLKLTSGIYGSTFFMLTGFHGFHVFLGGTMLAIVLRRMIRGDFTSQHHFAFEGAAWYWHFVDVVWLGLYIAVYWM from the coding sequence ATGTCATCCAATTCAACCCCATACTATTACGTCCCTGGACTATCTAGGCATCCAGCAATGGCCGCTCTCGGCTTAGTTGCTTTTGGCTTTGGTATTTCTGGATGGGTAAATCATGCCTCTTGGGGCGGCCCACTTTGCCTTACAGGTGTAGCTTTTGTTCTCTATGTGCTCTATCACTGGTTTGGTGACACGATTGCAGAATCAAATGCTGGCAAGAATGGCGTTAACGTTGACATCTCTTATCGCTGGTCAATGGCTTGGTTCATCTTCTCAGAAATCATGTTCTTCGGCGCATTCTTTGCAGCTTTGTTCTACGCACGCAATATTGCGATGCCTTGGATGGGCGATGTAGAAAGCAAATTGCTTTGGCCTAATTTCCAAGCTGTTTGGCCAAATGATGGCCCTGCTGGTTTAGTTGAGAAATTCACCACCATGGGTCCTTGGCCAATTCCAACAATCAACACATTATTGCTCTTGAGCTCTGGTGTAACGATTACTATCGCTCATCATGCATTAGTAGAAAACCACATGAAGAAAGCCATCATTGGCTTGGCTGCAACGGTTGGTTTGGGTATCGTCTTCTTGGGCTTCCAAGTGTATGAGTACTACCATGCATACCATGAGTTGAACTTGAAGCTGACCTCAGGCATCTATGGTTCTACATTCTTCATGTTGACCGGTTTCCATGGCTTCCACGTTTTCCTTGGCGGCACGATGTTAGCGATTGTCTTGCGTCGTATGATTCGTGGCGACTTTACTTCTCAGCATCATTTCGCATTTGAAGGCGCTGCTTGGTATTGGCACTTCGTTGACGTAGTCTGGCTCGGCCTGTACATCGCTGTTTACTGGATGTAA
- a CDS encoding twin transmembrane helix small protein codes for MKWIIPIVLLMIVFSLGSALYYMMKDRGNSSRMVHSLMLRIGLSIALFAGILLAHYFGLIEATGIKVGTN; via the coding sequence ATGAAGTGGATTATTCCAATTGTCCTACTAATGATTGTTTTTAGCTTAGGATCGGCTTTGTATTACATGATGAAAGATAGGGGCAATAGCTCACGCATGGTCCACTCACTCATGCTGCGTATCGGACTATCTATCGCACTGTTTGCCGGAATTCTACTGGCCCACTACTTTGGACTCATTGAGGCCACTGGAATTAAAGTAGGCACCAATTAA
- the ftsY gene encoding signal recognition particle-docking protein FtsY encodes MFGLRKTLGSLFKSSKIDESWFDTLEESLIQSDVGLPTTEQLISKLRKAAKSEKASSPEELQALLIQEVSSLLTAIEPSPNPLFTSDKPNTPEVWLVVGVNGAGKTTTIGKLCRLFQSQGKSVLLAAGDTFRAAARNQLQEWGGRNQVDVITQEGGDAAAVAHDAIHAAISRKNDILIIDTAGRLATQDNLMEELKKVKRVIGKALPGAPHHTLLVLDGNTGQNGLSQVKAFHAALGLTGIIVTKLDGTAKGGVICALAHTLQEGPKPAVLALGKGEGIDDLAPFTAGQYSSELFN; translated from the coding sequence ATGTTCGGCTTACGTAAAACCCTCGGATCTCTTTTCAAATCAAGCAAGATTGATGAATCTTGGTTTGATACTTTGGAAGAATCACTAATACAAAGTGATGTGGGCCTTCCTACGACCGAACAACTCATCAGCAAACTACGTAAAGCAGCAAAATCAGAGAAAGCCTCCAGCCCCGAAGAGTTACAAGCGCTACTTATTCAAGAAGTCAGCTCATTACTCACTGCTATTGAGCCTTCACCAAATCCACTCTTTACTAGTGATAAGCCTAACACTCCAGAGGTATGGTTAGTTGTAGGGGTAAACGGTGCCGGCAAGACTACAACTATTGGCAAACTCTGCCGACTCTTTCAGTCTCAAGGTAAATCCGTTCTCCTGGCTGCTGGAGACACCTTCAGAGCCGCTGCACGTAACCAGCTTCAAGAGTGGGGTGGACGCAATCAAGTGGATGTCATCACCCAGGAAGGTGGTGACGCTGCTGCCGTTGCGCATGACGCAATTCATGCTGCTATCTCACGCAAGAATGACATTCTCATTATTGATACCGCAGGTCGTCTGGCAACCCAAGACAATCTGATGGAAGAACTCAAGAAGGTGAAACGTGTCATTGGCAAAGCACTCCCTGGAGCGCCGCACCACACACTACTTGTTTTAGACGGTAATACCGGGCAGAACGGCTTAAGCCAGGTAAAGGCATTTCATGCCGCCTTGGGACTGACTGGAATCATCGTGACCAAGCTTGACGGCACCGCTAAAGGCGGCGTGATCTGCGCTCTTGCCCACACCCTACAAGAAGGCCCAAAACCCGCTGTTCTAGCCCTAGGCAAAGGTGAGGGAATTGATGATTTAGCCCCCTTCACAGCAGGGCAATATTCTTCCGAATTATTCAATTAA